A window of the Synchiropus splendidus isolate RoL2022-P1 chromosome 6, RoL_Sspl_1.0, whole genome shotgun sequence genome harbors these coding sequences:
- the eevs gene encoding 2-epi-5-epi-valiolone synthase, translating into MIPIQPDANGTKEKSTEFSLVRVNGTWIRKVGRMTNKDSTCQHVSAAKILESSRETGTTWTVVSPIVFSYKVTETMGLLDPSNDTLLYGHISNPQQLEDIYESMKPLKRFVVVDLEVHRIYGAKLNEYLKAKNVTYKILALPTVEENKSIDMVLEILEEINKFSLDRRTEPIIAIGGGVCLDIVGLAASLYRRRTPYIRVPTTLLSYIDASVGAKTGVNFANCKNKLGSYIPPVATFLDLSFIQSIPRRHISNGLAEMLKMALMKHKGLFELLERHGPFLLDTKFQADNNQNDCDREQLGSKATRIAITTMLEELAPNLWEDDLNRLVDFGHIVSPELEMKILPSLLHGEAVNIDMSYMVYVSKESGLLTEDEKRRIISCMEGLELPVWHPVCTMELIQKSLQDRLKHSGGLLRMPLPVGLGQAEIFNSISQETLHNAYKEWCEELGTSKDVDA; encoded by the exons ATGATACCAATTCAGCCTGACGCAAATGGTACCAAAGAAAAGAGCACTGAGTTTAGCTTGGTCCGGGTCAATGGCACATGGATCCGCAAGGTGGGAAGGATGACCAATAAAGACTCAACATGTCAACATGTCTCTGCTGCAAAAAT ACTTGAGAGCAGCAGGGAGACTGGAACCACGTGGACGGTGGTCAGCCCAATTGTCTTCAGTTATAAAGTCACTGAAACCATGGGACTGCTGGACCCGAGCAATGACACACTCCTGTATGGCCACATCAGCAACCCGCAGCAGTTGGAGGACATTTATGAGTCCATGAAGCCTCTCAAACGCTTTGTGGTGGTTGACCTTGAAGTCCACAGGATCTATGGCGCCAAGTTAAACGAATATTTAAAGGCCAAAAATGTTACTTACAAGATACTTGCTCTGCCCACGGTGGAGGAGAACAAGTCCATTGATATGGTCTTAGAGATCCTAGAAGAGATTAACAAGTTCTCACTTGATCGACGTACAGAGCCGATCATCGCCATTGGTGGGGGAGTGTGCCTAGACATTGTGGGCCTCGCGGCCTCGCTCTACAGGCGCCGCACTCCATATATCAGGGTCCCCACGACGCTACTGTCCTACATCGATGCCAGCGTAGGGGCCAAGACTGGGGTCAACTTTGCTAACTGCAAGAATAAATTGGGTTCCTACATACCACCTGTGGCCACCTTTCTAGATCTGAGCTTCATACAAAGCATTCCAAGGCGACACATATCCAACGGCCTGGCTGAGATGCTGAAG ATGGCCTTAATGAAGCACAAGGGACTGTTTGAGCTTCTTGAGCGACATGGTCCTTTTCTACTGGACACCAAGTTCCAAGCAGACAACAACCAGAATGACTGCGACCGAGAGCAGTTGGGCTCAAAAGCAACACGCATTGCCATCACCACCATGCTGGAGGAGTTGGCTCCAAACCTCTGGGAAGACGACTTGAACAGACTTGTTGACTTTGGCCACATAGTTAGCCCAGAACTGGAGATG aaaATACTGCCATCCCTGCTGCATGGCGAAGCTGTGAACATTGACATGTCTTACATGGTCTACGTGTCAAAGGAGAGTGGCCTGCTGACAGAAGATGAAAAAAGGAGGATCATCAGCTGCATGGAGGGTCTGGAGCTGCCTGTCTGGCATCCAGTCTGCACCATGGAGCTCATTCAGAAGTCCCTGCAGGACCGACTGAAGCATTCTGGGGGGTTGCTGAGAATGCCGCTGCCTGTCGGTCTTGGACAAGCAG AAATCTTCAACAGCATTTCTCAGGAGACACTGCACAACGCTTATAAAGAATGGTGCGAGGAGCTTGGCACGTCCAAAGATGTCGATGCATAA
- the mitfa gene encoding melanocyte inducing transcription factor a isoform X2, whose protein sequence is MEILKVQSHIESPSKYHVQQAQRQQVRQYLSTTLGGKAGNQCPSQPPDHGMPPGPGSSAPNSPMALLTLTSNCEKEMDDVIDDIISLESSYNEDVLGIMDTGLQINNPISGNLLEVYGNQGLPLPGLTMNNSCPPNIKREYTGMKKVLDKPGSCGQYENYQRPDGFPVEAEVRALAKERQKKDNHNLIERRRRFNINDRIKELGTLIPKSNDPDMRWNKGTILKASVDYIRKLQREQQRTKELECRQRKLEHTNRHLMLRIQELEIQARAHGLTAMSSPSVCASELMARAIKQEPTVLGDCTSDLYHSSAPDMSPPTTLDLNNGTITFGQRPSDCGDSGLYVNARNCKMKELVRDNTLSPISPSDPLLSSLSPDGSISGHTSSNPCSEEKKQGC, encoded by the exons GTGCAGTCCCACATTGAGAGTCCGTCCAAGTACCACGTCCAGCAGGCTCAGAGGCAACAGGTTAGGCAATATCTGTCCACCACACTGGGTGGCAAAGCCGGCAACCAGTGTCCAAGCCAGCCACCTGATCACGGCATGCCACCCGGTCCTGGCAGCAGCGCTCCCAATAGTCCCATGGCCCTCTTAACACTCACCTCCAACTGTGAAAAAGAA ATGGACGATGTCATTGATGACATCATTAGTTTGGAGTCCAGCTACAATGAAGATGTGCTTGGGATTATGGATACAGGACTCCAAATAAACAACCCG ATTTCAGGGAACCTTCTCGAAGTGTACGGAAATCAAGGACTTCCACTCCCAGGCCTCACCATGAACAACTCCTGtcccccaaacataaaaagggaATACACAG GCATGAAGAAAGTACTGGACAAGCCTGGATCCTGTGGCCAGTATGAAAACTATCAAAGGCCAGATGGCTTTCCAGTAG AAGCAGAAGTCCGTGCTCTTGCGAAGGAGCGCCAGAAAAAGGACAACCACAATCTGA TTGAGCGACGGCGAAGATTCAACATCAATGACCGCATTAAAGAGTTGGGCACCTTAATTCCCAAGTCGAATGATCC AGACATGCGCTGGAATAAGGGCACTATTCTGAAAGCCTCAGTGGACTATATAAGGAAACTACAGAGGGAGCAGCAGAGAACCAAGGAGCTGGAGTGCAGGCAAAGAAAGCTGGAGCACACCAACAGGCACCTGATGCTGCGTATTCAG GAATTAGAGATCCAAGCCAGGGCTCATGGCCTGACAGCAATGTCCTCCCCTTCCGTCTGCGCGTCAGAGTTAATGGCAAGGGCCATCAAACAGGAGCCCACCGTTCTTGGGGACTGTACTTCAGATCTCTACCACAGTTCGGCCCCCGACATGTCCCCTCCCACCACCCTTGACCTTAACAATGGCACCATTACATTTGGCCAGCGTCCCTCAGATTGTGGAGACTCTGGACTATATGTCAACGCCAGGAACTGCAAAATGAAGGAGCTGGTCAGAGACAACACCCTGTCACCGATCTCGCCGAGCGACCCGCTGCTCTCCTCACTGTCCCCTGATGGCTCCATCAGTGGCCACACCAGCTCTAATCCTTGTTCGGAAGAGAAGAAGCAAGGTTGTTAG
- the mitfa gene encoding melanocyte inducing transcription factor a isoform X1, translating into MLEMLEYSHYQVQSHIESPSKYHVQQAQRQQVRQYLSTTLGGKAGNQCPSQPPDHGMPPGPGSSAPNSPMALLTLTSNCEKEMDDVIDDIISLESSYNEDVLGIMDTGLQINNPISGNLLEVYGNQGLPLPGLTMNNSCPPNIKREYTGMKKVLDKPGSCGQYENYQRPDGFPVEAEVRALAKERQKKDNHNLIERRRRFNINDRIKELGTLIPKSNDPDMRWNKGTILKASVDYIRKLQREQQRTKELECRQRKLEHTNRHLMLRIQELEIQARAHGLTAMSSPSVCASELMARAIKQEPTVLGDCTSDLYHSSAPDMSPPTTLDLNNGTITFGQRPSDCGDSGLYVNARNCKMKELVRDNTLSPISPSDPLLSSLSPDGSISGHTSSNPCSEEKKQGC; encoded by the exons ATGCTGGAGATGCTTGAATACAGCCACTATCAG GTGCAGTCCCACATTGAGAGTCCGTCCAAGTACCACGTCCAGCAGGCTCAGAGGCAACAGGTTAGGCAATATCTGTCCACCACACTGGGTGGCAAAGCCGGCAACCAGTGTCCAAGCCAGCCACCTGATCACGGCATGCCACCCGGTCCTGGCAGCAGCGCTCCCAATAGTCCCATGGCCCTCTTAACACTCACCTCCAACTGTGAAAAAGAA ATGGACGATGTCATTGATGACATCATTAGTTTGGAGTCCAGCTACAATGAAGATGTGCTTGGGATTATGGATACAGGACTCCAAATAAACAACCCG ATTTCAGGGAACCTTCTCGAAGTGTACGGAAATCAAGGACTTCCACTCCCAGGCCTCACCATGAACAACTCCTGtcccccaaacataaaaagggaATACACAG GCATGAAGAAAGTACTGGACAAGCCTGGATCCTGTGGCCAGTATGAAAACTATCAAAGGCCAGATGGCTTTCCAGTAG AAGCAGAAGTCCGTGCTCTTGCGAAGGAGCGCCAGAAAAAGGACAACCACAATCTGA TTGAGCGACGGCGAAGATTCAACATCAATGACCGCATTAAAGAGTTGGGCACCTTAATTCCCAAGTCGAATGATCC AGACATGCGCTGGAATAAGGGCACTATTCTGAAAGCCTCAGTGGACTATATAAGGAAACTACAGAGGGAGCAGCAGAGAACCAAGGAGCTGGAGTGCAGGCAAAGAAAGCTGGAGCACACCAACAGGCACCTGATGCTGCGTATTCAG GAATTAGAGATCCAAGCCAGGGCTCATGGCCTGACAGCAATGTCCTCCCCTTCCGTCTGCGCGTCAGAGTTAATGGCAAGGGCCATCAAACAGGAGCCCACCGTTCTTGGGGACTGTACTTCAGATCTCTACCACAGTTCGGCCCCCGACATGTCCCCTCCCACCACCCTTGACCTTAACAATGGCACCATTACATTTGGCCAGCGTCCCTCAGATTGTGGAGACTCTGGACTATATGTCAACGCCAGGAACTGCAAAATGAAGGAGCTGGTCAGAGACAACACCCTGTCACCGATCTCGCCGAGCGACCCGCTGCTCTCCTCACTGTCCCCTGATGGCTCCATCAGTGGCCACACCAGCTCTAATCCTTGTTCGGAAGAGAAGAAGCAAGGTTGTTAG